A section of the Telopea speciosissima isolate NSW1024214 ecotype Mountain lineage chromosome 3, Tspe_v1, whole genome shotgun sequence genome encodes:
- the LOC122656578 gene encoding putative pentatricopeptide repeat-containing protein At3g08820 has translation MTFTNPFSPSLSKILEIKNRLIQGCRDFKELKHVHGRLLRFGLDQHSYLLNLVLRASMESRNPDHARLVFDQTREPNIFLWNTMIQGFVSNDCLGEAMEFYGLMRKEGLLPNNFTLPFVLKASARLCDLDSGVKIHTNVLKGGFENNVFVKTSLLCVYAKCACLDEAQKLFDEMTERNVVSCTAIISGYMGVGRFAEALQVFRKMLEMNLRPDSFTLVRVLSACSQLGDIRTGDWVHRCIEDDGIAMNVFVATAMVDMYAKCGNMEKARCVFDAMLERDIVTWGAMIQGYAMNGLPKEAVELFFQMQRENVKPDCFTMVGILSACARLGALELGQRVSCLIDKKEFLLNPVLGTALIDMYAKCGSLAQAWQVFQAMQERDIVVWNAVITGLALNGYVKAVFALFGQMEKSGIRPEGNTFIGLLCGCSHAGLVDEGRWYFHSMSRIYSLTPRIEHYGCLVDLLGRAGLLQEAHQLIKDMPFEANAVVWGALLGGCRIHRDTHLAEHVLKRLIELEPWSSGNYVLLSNIYSTSGRWSDAAELRLTMNERGIQKTPGCSWIEFNGVVNEFRVGDRSHPLSDKIYMKLVELSKQLKEAGYMPTTEFVLFDIEEEEKEHSLGFHSEKLAVAFGLICTEPKDVIRVVKNLRVCGDCHTAIKIISKITNREIIVRDTNRYHIFKDGSCSCKDFW, from the coding sequence ATGACCTTCACCAACCCGTTTTCACCCTCGCTTTCGAAGATCTTGGAGATCAAGAACCGGCTTATACAGGGATGCAGAGACTTCAAAGAGCTCAAACATGTCCATGGTCGCCTTCTTCGCTTTGGCCTCGATCAGCACAGCTATCTTCTCAACCTGGTCTTGCGGGCGAGCATGGAATCTCGAAATCCAGACCATGCCCGACTTGTATTCGACCAAACCAGGGAGCCCAATATCTTCTTATGGAATACAATGATTCAAGGCTTCGTTTCCAACGATTGTCTTGGTGAAGCCATGGAATTCTATGGTCTTATGCGAAAAGAGGGGCTTTTACCCAACAATTTCACTTTACCTTTTGTGCTCAAGGCCAGTGCGAGGCTCTGCGATCTTGACTCCGGTGTAAAGATTCACACCAATGTGTTGAAAGGAGGTTTTGAAAACAACGTGTTTGTCAAAACGAGTTTGCTATGTGTGTATGCTAAATGTGCTTGCTTGGATGAGGCCCAGAAGCTGTTTGATGAGATGACTGAAAGAAATGTTGTTTCTTGTACTGCTATCATTTCTGGCTATATGGGTGTTGGCCGCTTTGCTGAGGCGTTGCAAGTATTTCGAAAGATGTTGGAGATGAATTTGAGGCCTGATAGTTTTACCCTTGTTCGGGTTCTGTCAGCCTGTTCTCAATTAGGCGATATAAGGACTGGAGATTGGGTACATAGATGTATAGAGGACGATGGCATTGCAATGAATGTCTTTGTTGCTACTGCCATGGTGGATATGTACGCCAAGTGTGGAAACATGGAGAAAGCCCGCTGTGTGTTTGATGCGATGCTTGAGAGGGATATAGTCACTTGGGGCGCCATGATTCAGGGGTATGCAATGAATGGGCTTCCCAAAGAAGCTGTGGAACTCTTCTTCCAAATGCAGAGAGAAAACGTGAAGCCTGATTGTTTCACCATGGTCGGGATTCTTTCAGCTTGTGCTCGGTTAGGAGCTCTGGAATTAGGGCAGAGAGTGAGCTGTTTGATTGATAAAAAGGAGTTTCTCCTTAACCCTGTTTTGGGCACTGCGTTGATTGACATGTATGCCAAATGTGGTAGCCTTGCTCAAGCCTGGCAAGTCTTTCAAGCAATGCAGGAAAGAGACATTGTGGTCTGGAATGCTGTAATCACTGGGCTTGCCCTCAATGGCTATGTCAAAGCTGTATTTGCGCTTTTTGGCCAGATGGAGAAGTCAGGAATCCGACCTGAGGGAAACACTTTCATTGGTCTTCTTTGTGGCTGCAGTCATGCTGGACTAGTGGATGAAGGTCGTTGGTATTTTCATAGTATGAGTCGCATCTATTCCTTGACTCCTAGAATTGAGCATTATGGATGTCTTGTTGACCTTCTTGGTCGTGCAGGCTTACTTCAGGAAGCTCATCAGTTGATCAAAGACATGCCATTTGAGGCTAATGCTGTTGTTTGGGGGGCCTTGCTTGGTGGATGTAGGATACATCGAGATACCCATTTGGCAGAGCATGTATTGAAGCGGCTTATAGAATTGGAGCCTTGGAGCTCAGGGAATTATGTTTTATTATCTAATATTTACTCTACAAGTGGCAGATGGAGTGATGCTGCTGAGCTTAGATTGACCATGAATGAGAGGGGCATCCAAAAAACACCAGGGTGTAGTTGGATAGAGTTCAATGGGGTAGTCAATGAGTTCCGTGTGGGAGACAGGTCCCACCCGTTGTCTGATAAGATCTATATGAAGCTTGTTGAGTTGTCTAAGCAGTTAAAGGAAGCTGGTTATATGCCCACAACAGAGTTTGTCCTCTTTGatatagaagaggaagaaaaggagCACTCCCTTGGTTTTCACAGTGAAAAGTTGGCTGTTGCATTTGGTCTTATCTGCACTGAGCCAAAAGACGTGATCCGAGTTGTAAAAAATCTTAGGGTTTGTGGAGATTGTCATACAGCAATAAAGATCATCTCGAAGATTACAAATCGGGAGATAATTGTCCGGGATACTAACCGATACCATATTTTCAAAGATGGCTCATGCTCATGTAAAGATTTCTGGTGA
- the LOC122656580 gene encoding uncharacterized protein LOC122656580 isoform X2, which produces MEPTMDAKLQEFARLTSDKLKNPKQAKPISKNINFSPETAKSVESKQLKLKMENSERQIRVPLKEVVSDCVKRWFQDALKEAKTGDTGMQVLVGQMYYSGYGVARDVQKGRTWISRASRSRSSVWKVSDKHPGYNASDSDSEDELKADTDTK; this is translated from the exons atGGAACCGACAATGGATGCCAA GTTACAAGAATTCGCGAGGCTTACATCAGATAAGCTTAAAAATCCTAAACAGGCAAAACCCATATCGAAAAATATTAACTTCTCACCGGAAACAGCTAAATCTGTAGAATCGAAGCAATTAAAGTTGAAAATGGAGAATAGTGAGAGACAGATTCGTGTGCCGCTGAAGGAAGTGGTCTCTGATTGCGTGAAGAGATGGTTTCAAGACGCGCTCAAGGAAGCCAAGACAGGGGATACTGGTATGCAGGTCTTGGTCGGTCAGATGTATTACAGTGGCTATGGAGTTGCTAGAGATGTCCAGAAG GGAAGAACTTGGATTTCAAGAGCTTCAAGAAGTCGATCTTCAGTTTGGAAGGTCAGCGATAAACACCCAG GTTATAATGCAAGCGATTCAGATTCGGAGGATGAGTTGAAGGCTGATACGGATACCAAAtaa
- the LOC122656580 gene encoding uncharacterized protein LOC122656580 isoform X1, whose protein sequence is MGKSLPSAARLQEFARLTSDKLKNPKQAKPISKNINFSPETAKSVESKQLKLKMENSERQIRVPLKEVVSDCVKRWFQDALKEAKTGDTGMQVLVGQMYYSGYGVARDVQKGRTWISRASRSRSSVWKVSDKHPGYNASDSDSEDELKADTDTK, encoded by the exons ATGGGAAAATCACTCCCTTCTGCAGCGAGGTTACAAGAATTCGCGAGGCTTACATCAGATAAGCTTAAAAATCCTAAACAGGCAAAACCCATATCGAAAAATATTAACTTCTCACCGGAAACAGCTAAATCTGTAGAATCGAAGCAATTAAAGTTGAAAATGGAGAATAGTGAGAGACAGATTCGTGTGCCGCTGAAGGAAGTGGTCTCTGATTGCGTGAAGAGATGGTTTCAAGACGCGCTCAAGGAAGCCAAGACAGGGGATACTGGTATGCAGGTCTTGGTCGGTCAGATGTATTACAGTGGCTATGGAGTTGCTAGAGATGTCCAGAAG GGAAGAACTTGGATTTCAAGAGCTTCAAGAAGTCGATCTTCAGTTTGGAAGGTCAGCGATAAACACCCAG GTTATAATGCAAGCGATTCAGATTCGGAGGATGAGTTGAAGGCTGATACGGATACCAAAtaa